One region of Polynucleobacter sp. Adler-ghost genomic DNA includes:
- the hflK gene encoding FtsH protease activity modulator HflK yields MRKFLELFSVNDPGWGNSQPGNGSKDAKEGQGSDQAPKVDPAKPGSDKPVEAQPQNQPARPDGPPDLDELWRDFNDRLSGIFGGKKKPGSTSSAPGNKPSSTDIPPPSQRGNGGNGGGGFNAPNFNFTNPFGSKVTVIMAAGGVVLLWIFSGFYIIQEGQSGVVTTFGKYAYTAGPGINWRMPWPVQTEQIVNVSGVRSVEVGRSILIKATNQKDTSMLTEDENIIDVRFAVQYRLKDPTDYLFNNRDPDTTVVQAAETAVREIVARSKMDTVLYEGREKIAIDLAASIQKILDSYKTGIYVTSVTVQNVQPPEQVQAAFDDAVKAGQDQERLKSEGQAYANDIIPRAKGTADRLIQEAEGYKSRVVATAEGDANRFKQVLTEYAKAPGVTRDRMYIDSMREMYNNVSKVLVDTTKSNSMLYLPLDKIIAQVSAESAQVASGQAPTSTPTGSVTVGGATGNPAAPFSNNTASPSPSNTSGIGASDKRDGLRNRDRGDAR; encoded by the coding sequence ATGCGTAAATTTCTCGAACTATTTTCGGTCAATGATCCAGGCTGGGGTAACAGTCAACCTGGTAATGGATCTAAAGATGCCAAAGAAGGTCAAGGCTCTGATCAGGCTCCAAAAGTAGATCCTGCTAAGCCGGGGTCAGATAAGCCTGTTGAAGCTCAACCACAAAATCAGCCTGCGAGGCCAGATGGTCCTCCAGATTTGGATGAGTTATGGCGCGACTTTAATGATCGCCTGAGCGGTATTTTTGGCGGCAAGAAAAAGCCAGGCTCAACATCCAGTGCGCCAGGCAATAAGCCGAGTAGTACTGATATTCCTCCGCCATCACAGCGCGGTAATGGTGGTAACGGTGGCGGCGGCTTTAATGCGCCTAACTTTAATTTCACCAATCCCTTTGGATCCAAAGTCACGGTAATCATGGCTGCAGGCGGTGTGGTACTGCTGTGGATCTTTAGTGGTTTTTACATCATTCAAGAAGGTCAGTCGGGCGTGGTTACCACTTTTGGTAAGTATGCTTACACTGCAGGCCCTGGTATTAACTGGCGCATGCCTTGGCCTGTTCAGACCGAGCAAATCGTTAACGTCTCCGGTGTGCGTTCTGTCGAGGTTGGCCGTTCTATTTTGATTAAAGCAACCAATCAAAAAGATACTTCCATGCTCACGGAAGACGAAAATATTATTGATGTGCGTTTCGCAGTGCAGTACCGCTTAAAAGATCCAACTGATTATTTGTTTAACAATCGCGATCCCGACACCACTGTGGTGCAAGCTGCAGAAACTGCAGTACGTGAAATTGTGGCGCGTAGCAAGATGGATACTGTTTTGTATGAAGGCCGTGAAAAGATTGCGATTGACTTAGCTGCCTCAATACAGAAGATTCTAGATAGCTATAAAACTGGTATTTACGTGACGAGCGTGACTGTTCAAAACGTTCAACCGCCTGAGCAAGTGCAGGCAGCATTCGATGATGCTGTTAAGGCTGGACAAGATCAGGAGCGACTCAAGAGTGAAGGTCAAGCTTATGCGAACGACATCATTCCACGCGCCAAGGGTACAGCCGACCGACTCATTCAAGAGGCCGAAGGTTATAAGTCTAGAGTGGTTGCCACCGCAGAGGGTGATGCAAACCGCTTTAAGCAAGTGCTGACTGAGTACGCAAAAGCGCCAGGTGTGACACGCGATCGGATGTACATCGATAGCATGCGCGAGATGTACAACAACGTGTCTAAGGTATTAGTAGACACTACTAAGAGCAACAGCATGCTGTACTTGCCTCTAGATAAAATCATCGCCCAGGTAAGCGCAGAAAGCGCACAAGTTGCTTCCGGTCAGGCGCCAACTTCAACGCCTACTGGATCTGTGACAGTGGGTGGTGCAACAGGTAATCCAGCGGCCCCATTTAGCAACAATACAGCTAGCCCCAGCCCCAGCAACACCTCAGGCATTGGCGCTTCCGATAAACGCGACGGCTTGAGAAACCGTGATAGAGGGGATGCAAGATAA
- a CDS encoding adenylosuccinate synthase, with product MSSKQQAHGRNVVVIGTQWGDEGKGKVVDWLTDHAQAVVRFQGGHNAGHTLIIGDKKTILRLIPSGIMHKNVICYIGNGVVLSPEALFKEIAELEAAGLDVQSRLKISEATTLILPYHVAIDHAREKKRGNAKIGTTGRGIGPAYEDKVARRALRVQDLFYPEKFAAQLRENLEYHNFMLTNYYGAEPVDFQKTLEEAMSYAERIKPMVVDVSSALCAAEQAGQNLLFEGAQGTLLDIDHGTYPYVTSSNCVAGNAAAGSGVGPDSLQYILGITKAYCTRVGAGPFPSELYDFDNPAKQDPVGIRLAEVGKEFGSVTGRPRRTGWLDAAALKRSIQINGLSGLCITKLDVLDGFETIRLCVGYTLDGQKLDVLPRGAEAVARCEPIYEDFPGWKGTTFGIREWDKLPIEAQKFLRRIEEVAGKPIAMVSTGPERDETILLQHPFKG from the coding sequence ATGTCTTCAAAGCAACAAGCTCATGGTCGTAACGTCGTTGTCATTGGCACCCAGTGGGGTGATGAGGGCAAAGGCAAAGTAGTGGATTGGTTGACTGACCATGCGCAAGCAGTCGTACGTTTTCAGGGTGGACATAACGCTGGTCATACGCTGATTATTGGCGATAAAAAAACGATTTTGCGTCTGATTCCTTCTGGCATCATGCACAAGAATGTGATTTGCTACATTGGCAATGGAGTTGTGCTTTCTCCAGAGGCACTCTTTAAAGAAATTGCTGAGCTAGAAGCTGCTGGACTAGATGTTCAGTCCCGCTTAAAGATTTCTGAAGCGACAACCTTAATCTTGCCTTATCACGTAGCGATTGATCATGCCCGTGAGAAAAAGCGTGGCAATGCCAAGATTGGGACAACTGGTCGTGGTATCGGACCGGCTTATGAAGATAAGGTAGCCAGACGCGCCTTACGTGTCCAAGATTTGTTTTATCCAGAAAAGTTTGCTGCGCAATTGCGTGAGAACTTGGAATATCACAACTTCATGCTCACAAATTACTATGGGGCTGAGCCAGTCGATTTCCAAAAGACTTTAGAAGAGGCCATGTCTTATGCGGAGCGCATCAAGCCGATGGTGGTGGATGTCTCTAGTGCTTTATGCGCAGCAGAGCAGGCTGGTCAAAACTTATTATTCGAGGGTGCGCAAGGCACCTTGCTTGATATTGATCATGGCACCTATCCGTACGTAACTTCCAGTAATTGTGTGGCTGGTAATGCCGCAGCTGGATCTGGCGTAGGCCCAGATTCACTGCAATATATCTTGGGTATCACCAAGGCTTATTGCACGCGTGTTGGCGCCGGCCCGTTTCCAAGTGAGTTATACGACTTTGATAACCCAGCCAAACAAGATCCAGTTGGGATTCGTTTGGCTGAAGTGGGTAAGGAGTTTGGTTCTGTTACTGGCCGTCCGCGTCGCACTGGTTGGTTGGATGCCGCCGCACTAAAGCGTTCTATTCAGATTAACGGCTTATCTGGCTTGTGCATTACTAAGCTTGACGTATTGGATGGCTTTGAGACGATTCGTCTTTGCGTGGGTTACACCCTTGACGGTCAAAAATTAGATGTATTGCCGCGTGGCGCAGAAGCGGTTGCGCGTTGCGAACCAATTTATGAGGATTTCCCAGGCTGGAAGGGAACTACTTTTGGTATTCGTGAATGGGACAAACTCCCAATAGAGGCACAGAAGTTCCTGCGTCGTATCGAAGAAGTTGCAGGAAAGCCGATCGCCATGGTCTCAACAGGACCAGAGCGTGATGAAACGATTCTTCTGCAACATCCATTCAAAGGTTAA
- a CDS encoding ATP phosphoribosyltransferase regulatory subunit translates to MNRWLLPEDIADVLPAEARKVETLRRAILDLYQSYGYELVAPPILEFLDSLLTGTGSDLNLQTFKLVDQLSGRTLGLRADMTPQVARIDAHLLNRKGVTRLCYAGSVAHARTPVGSSAREELQIGAEIYGCATSEADFEAITLLLQTLRLAGLNKVYLDLSHAGVLEGILDGQVKEKGDVEALYSLLQSKDRPRLAIWAKGLPAKSAQALMALTELNGPCGQVLAGARKSLPKHQLIDEALAQLENLAAATDALPGNVELSIDLADLRGYQYHSGVMFAAYVDQLPQPIARGGRYDHVGQAFGRSRPATGFSMDLLTLANLAPVAQKKPAIVAPWTLDSSLASKISELRNAGEVVIQALGGDDVETAEYHCDRELVKQDSSWVVKKK, encoded by the coding sequence ATGAATCGCTGGTTACTTCCTGAAGATATTGCTGATGTTTTGCCAGCCGAGGCTCGCAAGGTGGAGACTCTGCGTCGCGCTATTCTGGATTTGTATCAGTCCTATGGCTATGAGTTAGTTGCCCCTCCTATATTGGAGTTCCTGGACTCTTTGCTCACTGGTACTGGTTCAGATCTTAATTTACAGACATTTAAATTGGTTGATCAGTTGTCTGGCCGTACATTAGGTCTACGTGCAGATATGACCCCGCAAGTTGCTCGTATTGATGCGCATTTACTCAATCGTAAAGGTGTAACACGGCTCTGCTATGCAGGATCTGTTGCTCATGCGCGCACACCAGTAGGCAGTTCCGCTCGCGAAGAATTACAAATTGGCGCAGAGATTTATGGATGCGCTACTTCGGAAGCCGATTTCGAGGCGATTACTTTATTGCTACAAACCTTACGTCTAGCTGGGCTGAATAAGGTATATCTTGATCTTTCGCATGCGGGTGTGCTGGAAGGAATTCTGGATGGACAAGTTAAAGAGAAGGGCGATGTTGAGGCTCTGTATAGCTTGCTCCAAAGTAAGGATCGACCACGTTTGGCCATCTGGGCTAAAGGACTACCAGCAAAATCTGCGCAAGCCTTAATGGCTCTGACTGAATTAAATGGTCCTTGTGGGCAAGTTTTAGCTGGTGCTAGAAAGTCTTTGCCTAAACATCAATTGATTGATGAGGCTTTGGCGCAATTAGAAAATTTAGCTGCAGCCACTGATGCACTTCCAGGAAATGTTGAGCTCAGTATCGATCTGGCGGATTTGCGTGGATATCAATATCACAGCGGTGTGATGTTTGCAGCTTATGTTGATCAGTTGCCACAACCAATTGCTAGAGGTGGTAGATACGATCATGTCGGTCAAGCATTTGGACGCTCCCGTCCTGCGACTGGCTTTTCTATGGATTTATTGACTCTGGCTAACCTTGCCCCTGTAGCGCAAAAAAAGCCCGCTATCGTAGCGCCTTGGACTTTGGATTCCAGCCTGGCTAGCAAGATTAGCGAGTTGCGCAATGCCGGTGAAGTGGTCATTCAAGCGCTTGGCGGTGATGATGTAGAAACCGCTGAATATCATTGCGATCGTGAGTTGGTAAAGCAAGATAGCTCATGGGTAGTAAAAAAGAAGTAA
- the hflC gene encoding protease modulator HflC, with translation MNANRLLAAIAGLIGLFYVLTSSIFVVDQRNFAVVFSFGQIVRVIEQPGLQVKFPAPFENVRFFDRRILTIDTPEAERFITSEKKNLLVDSYVKWRIVDPRKFFVSFKGDERLAQDRLTQLVRSALNEEFTKRTVREIISDQREQVMQGIRTKVADDASDIGVEIVDVRLKRVDLLAEISDSVYRRMEAERKRVANELRSTGAAESDKIRANAERQRDTILAEAYREAQKIKGSGDATATALYADAFGRDPQFAQFYQSLQAYRSSFKDKKDVMVLEPNGEFFKFMHKKN, from the coding sequence ATGAATGCAAATCGTCTCTTAGCCGCCATTGCTGGCCTGATTGGCCTGTTCTATGTTCTGACTTCAAGTATTTTTGTGGTCGATCAGCGTAACTTTGCTGTGGTGTTTTCTTTTGGGCAAATCGTGCGCGTGATTGAGCAGCCTGGTCTGCAAGTGAAGTTCCCAGCGCCCTTTGAAAACGTACGCTTCTTTGATCGTCGTATTTTGACAATTGACACTCCGGAAGCAGAGCGCTTTATTACCTCTGAGAAGAAAAATCTTTTGGTAGATTCTTATGTGAAGTGGCGTATTGTTGATCCCCGTAAGTTCTTTGTTAGCTTTAAAGGTGATGAACGTTTGGCACAAGATCGCTTAACTCAGTTAGTGCGCTCTGCCTTGAATGAAGAATTTACTAAGCGCACGGTCAGAGAGATCATTTCAGATCAACGTGAGCAAGTGATGCAGGGTATTCGTACAAAAGTAGCTGACGATGCTTCTGACATTGGCGTCGAAATCGTTGACGTTCGCCTCAAGCGAGTAGATCTATTGGCAGAAATCAGTGACTCCGTTTATAGGCGGATGGAAGCAGAGCGTAAACGCGTCGCTAACGAGCTACGCTCCACAGGTGCTGCAGAGTCAGACAAGATTCGAGCCAATGCAGAGCGTCAGCGTGACACGATTTTGGCTGAAGCCTATCGTGAAGCCCAAAAAATTAAGGGATCTGGTGATGCCACAGCTACTGCTTTGTATGCCGATGCATTTGGACGTGATCCTCAGTTTGCACAGTTCTATCAAAGTCTTCAGGCCTACCGAAGCTCCTTTAAAGATAAGAAGGACGTCATGGTGCTTGAGCCTAACGGCGAATTCTTTAAATTCATGCACAAAAAAAATTAA
- the hflX gene encoding GTPase HflX, translating to MVGVDTGREDFADSMAELSLLAQSAGSIPITSVIARKGKTDPALFIGSGKANEVKKAMEEHGAELVIFNHPLSPTQQRNLERHIGFHVMDRTGLILDIFSQRAQSHIGKTQVELAQVRYRMSRLVRAWSHLERQRGGIGVRGGPGETQMELDRRMLATKAKRLEVELEKLQRQQRTQRRARNRRDIFSVSLVGYTNAGKSTLFNSLTKAGTYAADQLFATLDTTSRKVHLDGVGSIVVSDTVGFIRELPHQLVEAFRATLDETIHADLILHVIDACSPVAREQKAEVEAVLREIGADDIPRIEVMNKIDQMPQTFTEGAVIVRDAEGIPSQVFLSAKTGLGLDLLRSALAECSQMTDRIRVEQNRAKVQMDPDEFLAPLPERPETSEFNPIPNRKYSPNDA from the coding sequence CTGGTTGGTGTCGACACAGGCCGTGAAGATTTTGCGGACAGCATGGCAGAGCTCAGCCTGCTTGCGCAAAGTGCCGGCTCCATACCTATCACCAGTGTGATTGCCCGCAAGGGTAAAACGGATCCCGCTTTGTTTATTGGTTCAGGCAAGGCGAATGAAGTTAAAAAAGCGATGGAAGAGCATGGTGCAGAATTGGTGATCTTTAACCATCCACTTTCCCCAACCCAGCAACGTAATTTAGAGCGCCATATTGGCTTTCATGTGATGGACCGAACCGGTCTGATTTTGGACATCTTTAGCCAAAGAGCGCAAAGTCATATCGGTAAAACGCAGGTCGAGTTAGCCCAGGTTCGCTACCGCATGTCTCGATTGGTGCGTGCCTGGAGTCACCTAGAGCGTCAACGCGGTGGTATTGGTGTGCGGGGCGGTCCTGGTGAAACCCAGATGGAGTTAGATCGGCGGATGCTGGCAACTAAGGCTAAACGTTTAGAGGTCGAGCTTGAGAAGCTTCAGCGCCAGCAGAGAACGCAAAGAAGAGCTCGTAATCGAAGGGACATTTTTTCAGTTTCGCTGGTGGGTTACACCAACGCTGGTAAATCCACTTTGTTTAATTCCCTTACAAAAGCAGGGACTTATGCGGCAGATCAGTTATTTGCAACCCTAGACACAACCTCCCGTAAAGTCCATTTAGACGGTGTGGGTTCAATTGTGGTTTCCGATACAGTGGGATTTATCCGAGAGTTACCGCACCAGCTGGTGGAGGCATTCAGGGCAACCTTGGATGAAACCATTCATGCTGATCTGATTTTGCACGTGATTGACGCCTGTAGCCCAGTCGCAAGGGAGCAAAAGGCTGAAGTAGAAGCTGTTTTACGGGAAATCGGGGCTGATGATATCCCCCGAATTGAGGTCATGAACAAGATTGATCAGATGCCCCAGACTTTTACGGAAGGGGCGGTCATAGTGCGCGATGCCGAGGGAATTCCTAGCCAGGTTTTCCTCTCCGCCAAGACGGGCCTAGGCCTTGATTTATTGCGATCAGCCCTTGCTGAATGCTCTCAAATGACTGATAGAATAAGGGTCGAGCAGAATCGCGCCAAAGTTCAAATGGACCCAGACGAGTTTTTAGCTCCTTTACCAGAACGACCAGAAACTTCCGAATTTAATCCGATTCCTAACCGTAAGTACTCACCAAACGATGCGTAA
- a CDS encoding malate synthase G — translation MTARTQCNSLQVATPLYRFIEDQVLPGTGIKSADFWKGFDEIVKDLSPKNEALLAKRDRLQLDLDKWHQANPGPIKDMPAYRKYLKEIGYIDDVPAKVLATTQNVDDELALQAGPQLVVPVLNARYALNAANARWGSLYDALYGTDVISEEDGATKAGSYNPIRGAKVVAYARQFLDQAAPLAKASYGDVLAYSVVDKKLSVKLKDGSTTGLVDEKQFVGYQGDASAPSSVLLRNHGIHIDIQIDKTKTIGAADLAGVNDVVLEAALSTILDLEDSVAVVDGDDKVLAYENWLGILKGTLVEEVSKGGKTFTRKLNADRQYTAGIGAVNAKDGVVTLHGRSLLFLRNVGHLMTNPAIITGDGKEIYEGILDAVVTVLIALYDINRPATQAIGNTRKGSVYIVKPKMHSAEEVAFASELFGRVEKLLGLPENTVKLGIMDEERRMSVNIKAAIAAAGARVAFINTGFLDRTGDEMHTGMYGGAMVRKGRMKIAKWFGAYERRNVLAGLDCGLRGRAQIGKGMWPAPDLMKEMVEQKAAHPQAGANTAWVPSPTAATLHAMHYHQVDVAKIQEDMEKQDTAAEYEALTDELLTVPIALYPDWTKEEIRESLNNNCQGILGYVVRWIDQGVGCSKVPDIYNVGLMEDRATLRISSQHIANWLLHKYVTKAEVEEAMQRMAAIVDTQNADDPLYKPMMPNYKDSYAFQAASDLIFKGLEQPNGYTEPLLHAWRLKVKQAQAK, via the coding sequence ATGACAGCACGTACACAATGTAATAGCCTTCAAGTAGCTACACCGCTTTACCGTTTTATTGAAGATCAAGTTTTGCCTGGCACAGGTATTAAAAGCGCAGATTTTTGGAAGGGTTTTGACGAGATCGTGAAAGATCTGAGTCCAAAAAATGAAGCTTTACTAGCTAAGCGTGATCGCTTGCAATTAGATTTGGATAAATGGCATCAAGCCAACCCTGGTCCGATCAAAGATATGCCTGCTTATCGCAAGTATTTAAAAGAAATTGGTTATATCGACGATGTGCCTGCCAAAGTTTTGGCTACTACTCAAAATGTGGATGACGAATTAGCTCTTCAAGCCGGTCCTCAACTGGTTGTTCCTGTGCTCAATGCACGCTATGCCTTAAATGCCGCAAATGCGCGTTGGGGTTCTTTGTATGATGCTTTGTACGGCACAGATGTTATTTCTGAGGAAGATGGCGCTACTAAAGCGGGATCCTATAACCCAATTCGTGGCGCCAAGGTAGTTGCCTACGCACGTCAGTTTTTAGATCAAGCAGCACCTTTGGCTAAGGCCTCCTATGGTGATGTCCTTGCTTATAGCGTCGTAGACAAAAAACTGTCCGTGAAATTAAAAGACGGAAGCACAACGGGTTTAGTTGATGAGAAGCAGTTTGTTGGTTACCAAGGCGATGCCTCTGCACCATCATCTGTTTTATTGCGCAATCATGGTATTCATATTGATATTCAAATTGATAAGACCAAAACCATTGGGGCCGCTGATTTAGCGGGAGTAAATGATGTGGTACTTGAAGCTGCGCTCTCTACTATTTTGGACCTAGAGGACTCAGTAGCAGTAGTGGATGGCGACGATAAGGTTCTTGCTTATGAGAATTGGTTAGGCATTCTCAAAGGCACCTTGGTTGAAGAAGTCAGCAAAGGTGGCAAGACGTTTACCCGCAAACTCAACGCAGACCGTCAATACACCGCAGGCATTGGCGCTGTTAATGCTAAAGATGGTGTTGTCACTTTGCATGGCCGATCGCTCTTGTTTCTCCGTAACGTTGGACACCTGATGACCAACCCAGCCATCATCACTGGCGATGGCAAGGAAATCTACGAAGGTATCTTAGATGCAGTCGTGACAGTCTTGATTGCTTTGTATGACATCAATCGCCCAGCGACTCAGGCTATTGGTAATACACGGAAGGGCTCTGTCTATATTGTTAAGCCAAAAATGCATAGCGCAGAAGAAGTAGCATTTGCTAGCGAACTATTCGGTCGGGTTGAGAAATTACTCGGCTTACCTGAGAACACTGTCAAATTAGGCATCATGGATGAAGAGCGCCGTATGAGCGTCAATATTAAAGCTGCTATTGCTGCGGCTGGTGCTCGTGTTGCCTTCATTAATACTGGATTCTTAGACCGTACTGGTGATGAGATGCATACCGGCATGTATGGCGGCGCCATGGTTCGTAAAGGTAGGATGAAGATTGCTAAATGGTTTGGAGCTTATGAGCGCCGTAACGTATTAGCAGGCTTAGATTGCGGCTTACGTGGTCGCGCACAAATTGGTAAAGGCATGTGGCCTGCGCCAGATCTCATGAAGGAAATGGTAGAGCAGAAAGCTGCACACCCTCAGGCAGGAGCAAACACAGCTTGGGTGCCATCACCTACCGCTGCAACTTTGCATGCAATGCACTATCACCAAGTCGATGTAGCAAAGATCCAAGAGGATATGGAGAAGCAAGATACTGCAGCAGAGTATGAGGCCTTAACCGATGAGCTCTTGACTGTGCCTATTGCGCTTTATCCTGATTGGACTAAAGAGGAGATTCGCGAATCTCTGAATAATAATTGCCAAGGTATTTTGGGTTATGTAGTTCGCTGGATTGACCAGGGTGTTGGTTGCTCCAAGGTGCCTGATATCTATAACGTAGGCTTAATGGAAGATCGCGCAACATTGCGTATTTCTAGTCAGCATATTGCCAACTGGTTGCTACATAAGTATGTAACTAAGGCTGAAGTAGAGGAAGCGATGCAACGTATGGCTGCTATTGTTGACACGCAAAATGCTGACGATCCTTTATACAAGCCAATGATGCCAAACTATAAGGATTCATACGCATTTCAAGCTGCAAGTGATCTGATTTTTAAGGGTCTTGAGCAGCCAAACGGGTACACCGAACCCTTGTTGC
- the der gene encoding ribosome biogenesis GTPase Der → MNPVITIVGRPNVGKSTLFNRLTRSRDALVADFSGLTRDRHYGKGRIGERAFICVDTGGFEPVAKTGIVAEMAKQTKQAVAESDIVIFLVDGRLGMASQDRVIADFLRKTGRPIILAVNKTEGMQSGVVTADFHELGLGEPFPISSAHGDGVRGLIDDALDSLGIPEPEPEEQENDPNRPMKIAVVGRPNVGKSTLINKLIGEERVIAFDMPGTTRDAIEVPFERNGKPYILVDTAGLRRRGKVFEAIEKFSVVKTLQAIADCNVVILMLDAQQDISEQDAHIAGFIVEAGRALVVAVNKWDGLDTYVKERARLEIAQKLRFLDFANVHPISAKKGTGLKELFKDVDLAYAAAMAKLPTPKLTRILQEAIEHQQPKRVGMGRPKLRYAHQGGMNPPIVVIHGTSLSGVTDSYKRYLEGRFREVFKLRGTPLRIQMNTAKNPYVDADKAKKGKKK, encoded by the coding sequence ATGAATCCAGTAATTACTATTGTCGGTCGTCCTAACGTTGGTAAATCGACTCTCTTTAATCGCTTAACGCGTTCACGCGATGCTTTGGTTGCTGACTTCTCAGGTCTGACCCGCGACCGTCACTACGGCAAAGGCCGCATTGGCGAACGCGCATTTATTTGCGTAGACACCGGTGGTTTTGAGCCTGTAGCCAAGACCGGTATTGTTGCCGAGATGGCAAAGCAAACCAAACAAGCTGTTGCTGAATCCGACATTGTGATTTTCTTGGTGGATGGCCGTTTAGGTATGGCTTCACAAGATCGCGTGATTGCCGATTTCTTGCGCAAGACTGGTAGGCCGATCATCTTGGCGGTGAACAAAACTGAAGGTATGCAGTCTGGCGTGGTCACCGCAGACTTTCATGAACTGGGTTTAGGCGAGCCATTCCCGATCTCATCAGCGCACGGTGATGGTGTTCGTGGTTTGATTGATGACGCTTTAGATTCTCTAGGTATTCCAGAGCCAGAACCAGAAGAGCAAGAAAACGATCCCAATCGTCCCATGAAGATTGCGGTGGTGGGCCGTCCTAACGTTGGTAAATCCACCCTGATCAATAAATTGATCGGTGAAGAGCGTGTGATCGCATTTGATATGCCAGGCACTACCCGTGATGCCATTGAAGTGCCGTTTGAACGCAATGGTAAGCCTTATATCCTCGTAGATACTGCAGGTTTGCGTCGTCGTGGAAAAGTATTTGAAGCGATTGAGAAATTTTCAGTTGTTAAAACATTACAAGCGATTGCAGATTGCAACGTGGTTATTCTGATGCTCGATGCTCAACAGGATATTTCTGAGCAAGACGCCCATATCGCTGGATTTATTGTCGAGGCAGGACGTGCATTAGTCGTGGCCGTGAATAAGTGGGATGGTCTGGACACTTACGTCAAAGAACGCGCGCGTTTAGAGATTGCTCAAAAATTACGTTTCCTCGATTTTGCAAACGTACACCCGATCTCTGCTAAAAAGGGTACCGGCCTCAAAGAGCTATTTAAAGATGTTGATCTAGCTTATGCCGCAGCGATGGCGAAATTGCCAACCCCGAAACTGACTCGCATTTTGCAGGAGGCTATTGAGCACCAACAGCCTAAGCGTGTCGGTATGGGTCGTCCAAAATTACGCTATGCCCACCAGGGCGGTATGAATCCCCCCATTGTGGTGATTCACGGAACCTCCTTGAGTGGTGTAACCGATAGCTATAAGCGCTACCTAGAAGGTCGCTTTAGAGAGGTCTTCAAGTTGCGGGGCACCCCTTTGCGTATTCAGATGAATACCGCTAAAAACCCTTATGTTGATGCGGACAAGGCTAAAAAAGGTAAAAAGAAGTAA
- the hfq gene encoding RNA chaperone Hfq, which translates to MNNSKIQLLQDPFLNALRKEHVPVSIYLVNGIKLQGNIESFDQYVVLLRNTVTQMVYKHAISTIVPARAVEFRTEEVSSV; encoded by the coding sequence ATGAACAACAGCAAAATCCAATTACTACAGGATCCTTTCCTCAATGCCTTGCGCAAAGAGCACGTTCCTGTCTCCATTTATCTTGTTAATGGCATTAAGCTGCAGGGCAATATTGAATCGTTCGATCAATACGTAGTCCTCTTGCGCAATACCGTAACTCAGATGGTCTACAAACACGCAATTTCTACCATTGTTCCTGCTCGCGCAGTGGAGTTCCGCACGGAAGAAGTTAGCTCTGTTTAA